In Lycium ferocissimum isolate CSIRO_LF1 chromosome 11, AGI_CSIRO_Lferr_CH_V1, whole genome shotgun sequence, a single genomic region encodes these proteins:
- the LOC132038442 gene encoding uncharacterized protein LOC132038442, with protein MLGRSVGESLGVYLTPLPSNNNPLPPQINYAAALTNRETTKKSKFVRLEPRPFEIVDGKAKVVFLTTEDKLLVEKCKLTLVGKFSRTRPQIDKLREDFKRSYPLKGTFKIGAYDWRHIFIDFTDEDDFKRFDGKNTLHLCGAHMRLQRWTRKFKVAMESTLAPVWVTLPDLPWHYHDWAAIERILEPIGPLIALDKATIARTRPTTAKARVEIDLSRPRLNEIEVALVDDTGELDTFNQIIEYENAPEFCFFCKVQGHSDGYYGFATSKEGPSHEGARRKKQDSGEGANE; from the coding sequence ATGCTAGGCCGGTCGGTCGGCGAATCACTGGGGGTGTACCTAACCCCTCTGCCCTCGAACAATAACCCTTTGCCTCCCCAAATCAATTATGCTGCTGCACTGACGAATCGCGAGACAACGAAGAAATCGAAGTTTGTAAGATTGGAACCTCGACCCTTTGAGATAGTGGATGGGAAGGCTAAAGTGGTTTTCTTGACAACGGAGGACAAATTATTGGTGGAGAAGTGCAAACTAACTTTAGTGGGAAAGTTCTCTCGAACTCGCCCCCAAATCGACAAACTTAGGGAAGACTTTAAAAGGTCCTACCCGTTGAAGGGGACCTTCAAGATTGGAGCATATGACTGGAGACATATCTTCATTGACTTCACGGATGAGGATGACTTCAAACGATTTGATGGAAAGAATACTCTGCATTTATGTGGGGCACATATGAGACTACAAAGATGGACTCGCAAATTCAAAGTGGCAATGGAGTCGACCTTGGCGCCAGTGTGGGTGACGCTCCCAGACCTGCCATGGCACTACCATGACTGGGCAGCGATTGAGAGAATCTTGGAACCAATTGGACCACTGATTGCTCTAGACAAGGCTACCATAGCAAGGACTAGACCCACGACGGCAAAGGCTAGGGTGGAAATAGACCTATCTCGGCCAAGACTGAACGAGATAGAGGTTGCTCTAGTTGATGACACTGGCGAGTTAGACACCTTTAACCAAATCATTGAATACGAGAATGCCCCGGAGTTCTGCTTCTTCTGTAAAGTTCAAGGCCACTCGGATGGGTACTATGGGTTTGCAACATCCAAAGAAGGACCCAGCCATGAAGGTGCAAGGAGAAAAAAACAAGATTCCGGAGAAGGGGCCAATGAATGA